In a genomic window of Rhododendron vialii isolate Sample 1 chromosome 12a, ASM3025357v1:
- the LOC131309979 gene encoding lysine histidine transporter 1-like isoform X1 — MSHDHEHVGEKTAKEQQIDDWLPITSSRNAKWWYSAFHNVTAMVGAGVLSLPYAMSEFGWGPGIAVLVLSWVITLYTLWQMVEMHEMVPGKRFDRYHELGQHAFGEKLGLYIVVPQQLIVEVGTCIVYMVTGGKSLKKVHESLCVDCNPIRTTWWIMIFASIHFFLSHLPNFNSISGISLLAAVMSLTYSTIAWVASLKKGVIEQVDYTPRGKTPTNNVFNFLSALGDVAFAYAGHNVVLEIQATLPSTPEKPSKGPMWRGVVVAYIIVALCYFPVALVGFYIFGNTVEDNILIGLQKPAWLIAAANLFVVVHVIGGYQIFAMPVFDMLETYLVKKQNFSPSAALRFTVRTLYVGVTMFIGITIPFFGGLLGFFGGFALAPTSYYLPCIIWLAIYKPKKFSLSWWSNWFCIIIGVLLTILAPIGALRNIILSAKNYRFYS; from the exons ATGTCTCACGATCACGAACATGTCGGTGAGAAAACCGCCAAGGAGCAGCAGATCGACGACTGGCTTCCCATCACTTCCTCCAGGAATGCGAAATGGTGGTACTCAGCTTTCCACAACGTCACCGCCATGGTTGGTGCTGGTGTTCTGAGCCTGCCTTATGCCATGTCGGAGTTCGGATG GGGTCCTGGGATTGCTGTGCTTGTCCTGTCTTGGGTCATCACGCTGTACACGCTGTGGCAAATGGTTGAGATGCATGAAATGGTTCCCGGTAAGCGTTTCGACAGGTACCATGAGCTAGGTCAGCATGCTTTTGGTGAGAAACTTGGGCTTTACATTGTTGTGCCTCAGCAGCTTATTGTGGAAGTTGGCACATGCATTGTGTACATGGTTACCGGAGGAAAATCCCTGAAAAAGGTCCACGAATCGCTTTGTGTTGACTGCAACCCAATCAGGACCACCTGGTGGATCATGATCTTCGCCTCCATCCACTTTTTCCTCTCTCACCTGCCAAACTTCAACTCCATTTCTGGCATCTCCCTCCTCGCTGCTGTCATGTCCTTGAC TTACTCCACCATTGCTTGGGTGGCTTCCCTGAAAAAGGGGGTTATCGAACAAGTCGACTATACGCCCAGAGGGAAAACCCCAACGAACAACGTTTTCAACTTCTTGAGTGCCTTGGGGGACGTGGCGTTTGCCTATGCCGGTCACAATGTGGTTTTGGAAATCCAAGCAACACTTCCTTCGACGCCTGAGAAACCTTCCAAGGGACCTATGTGGAGAGGAGTGGTGGTCGCTTACATAATTGTCGCCTTGTGCTATTTCCCAGTCGCTTTGGTCGGATTCTACATATTTGGGAACACTGTTGAGGACAATATTCTCATCGGCCTACAGAAACCTGCATGGCTTATTGCTGCCGCTAACCTGTTTGTTGTGGTACATGTCATTGGAGGCTACCAG ATATTTGCAATGCCAGTTTTTGACATGCTGGAAACTTATCTGGTGAAGAAACAGAATTTCTCACCTTCTGCTGCACTTCGCTTCACCGTTCGCACATTATATGTCG GAGTGACAATGTTCATCGGAATCACCATCCCTTTCTTTGGCGGCCTACTTGGATTCTTTGGTGGATTTGCTTTGGCCCCAACCTCATATTAT CTCCCCTGCATCATCTGGCTTGCAATctataaacccaaaaaattcaGCTTATCTTGGTGGTCAAACTGG TTCTGCATCATCATCGGTGTTCTTTTGACGATCTTGGCCCCCATTGGTGCATTGAGGAACATCATTCTCTCGGCCAAGAACTACCGGTTCTACTCGTAA
- the LOC131309979 gene encoding lysine histidine transporter 1-like isoform X2: MSHDHEHVGEKTAKEQQIDDWLPITSSRNAKWWYSAFHNVTAMVGAGVLSLPYAMSEFGWGPGIAVLVLSWVITLYTLWQMVEMHEMVPGKRFDRYHELGQHAFGEKLGLYIVVPQQLIVEVGTCIVYMVTGGKSLKKVHESLCVDCNPIRTTWWIMIFASIHFFLSHLPNFNSISGISLLAAVMSLTYSTIAWVASLKKGVIEQVDYTPRGKTPTNNVFNFLSALGDVAFAYAGHNVVLEIQATLPSTPEKPSKGPMWRGVVVAYIIVALCYFPVALVGFYIFGNTVEDNILIGLQKPAWLIAAANLFVVVHVIGGYQIFAMPVFDMLETYLVKKQNFSPSAALRFTVRTLYVGVTMFIGITIPFFGGLLGFFGGFALAPTSYYLPLSFASRIITVSAPQATKV, from the exons ATGTCTCACGATCACGAACATGTCGGTGAGAAAACCGCCAAGGAGCAGCAGATCGACGACTGGCTTCCCATCACTTCCTCCAGGAATGCGAAATGGTGGTACTCAGCTTTCCACAACGTCACCGCCATGGTTGGTGCTGGTGTTCTGAGCCTGCCTTATGCCATGTCGGAGTTCGGATG GGGTCCTGGGATTGCTGTGCTTGTCCTGTCTTGGGTCATCACGCTGTACACGCTGTGGCAAATGGTTGAGATGCATGAAATGGTTCCCGGTAAGCGTTTCGACAGGTACCATGAGCTAGGTCAGCATGCTTTTGGTGAGAAACTTGGGCTTTACATTGTTGTGCCTCAGCAGCTTATTGTGGAAGTTGGCACATGCATTGTGTACATGGTTACCGGAGGAAAATCCCTGAAAAAGGTCCACGAATCGCTTTGTGTTGACTGCAACCCAATCAGGACCACCTGGTGGATCATGATCTTCGCCTCCATCCACTTTTTCCTCTCTCACCTGCCAAACTTCAACTCCATTTCTGGCATCTCCCTCCTCGCTGCTGTCATGTCCTTGAC TTACTCCACCATTGCTTGGGTGGCTTCCCTGAAAAAGGGGGTTATCGAACAAGTCGACTATACGCCCAGAGGGAAAACCCCAACGAACAACGTTTTCAACTTCTTGAGTGCCTTGGGGGACGTGGCGTTTGCCTATGCCGGTCACAATGTGGTTTTGGAAATCCAAGCAACACTTCCTTCGACGCCTGAGAAACCTTCCAAGGGACCTATGTGGAGAGGAGTGGTGGTCGCTTACATAATTGTCGCCTTGTGCTATTTCCCAGTCGCTTTGGTCGGATTCTACATATTTGGGAACACTGTTGAGGACAATATTCTCATCGGCCTACAGAAACCTGCATGGCTTATTGCTGCCGCTAACCTGTTTGTTGTGGTACATGTCATTGGAGGCTACCAG ATATTTGCAATGCCAGTTTTTGACATGCTGGAAACTTATCTGGTGAAGAAACAGAATTTCTCACCTTCTGCTGCACTTCGCTTCACCGTTCGCACATTATATGTCG GAGTGACAATGTTCATCGGAATCACCATCCCTTTCTTTGGCGGCCTACTTGGATTCTTTGGTGGATTTGCTTTGGCCCCAACCTCATA